One window of Flavobacterium dauae genomic DNA carries:
- a CDS encoding dihydrofolate reductase family protein has product MRKLKLQMQISLDGFNSIGTNDEQKWVTWAWNEIKQDVLNLANSCDTELIGRKLAVDYIPFWADTLTQPESIMYEAAKIKAGQKKIVFTKTLDKSIWENTELAKGNLIDEITKLKNKSGKDIIVYGGSSFVADLVKENLIDEFYLFVNPVALGQGIPIFGKIKEWQQLKLIKSKAFESGIILLHYERKI; this is encoded by the coding sequence ATGAGAAAATTAAAATTACAAATGCAGATTTCCCTTGATGGGTTTAATTCAATAGGAACAAACGATGAACAGAAATGGGTAACCTGGGCTTGGAATGAAATAAAACAAGACGTTCTTAACTTGGCTAACAGTTGCGACACCGAACTAATTGGCAGAAAGTTAGCTGTTGATTATATTCCTTTTTGGGCAGACACATTGACACAGCCAGAATCAATAATGTATGAAGCTGCAAAAATTAAAGCAGGGCAAAAGAAAATTGTTTTCACAAAAACATTGGACAAATCTATCTGGGAAAATACTGAACTTGCAAAAGGTAACTTAATTGACGAGATAACAAAACTTAAAAATAAAAGTGGGAAAGACATAATTGTTTATGGTGGTAGTTCTTTTGTAGCTGACCTTGTGAAAGAGAACTTAATTGATGAGTTCTATCTATTTGTAAATCCTGTAGCGTTAGGACAAGGTATTCCAATTTTTGGCAAAATAAAAGAATGGCAACAATTAAAACTGATTAAATCAAAAGCATTTGAGAGTGGAATTATTTTACTTCACTACGAACGAAAAATATAA